The following coding sequences are from one Syngnathus acus chromosome 14, fSynAcu1.2, whole genome shotgun sequence window:
- the ntm gene encoding neurotrimin isoform X1 — protein MKMTQPIYWAMLVGMAVLLIGQGLPAVHSQGQSQYDKNVMDNITVRQGETVTLRCAQGEIVTHTAWLNGSSILYAGDEKWSVDPRVSLVTLNQEEFTIKIENVDMTDEGQYVCAVQTSRRPTTNVVHVLVQVPPKIVNLSRDMVVNEGSNVSVLCQANGKPEPSISWKLISPSADLESNSEYLEIPSVSRHRAGTYECRAVNDIDTDTQTLDITVNYAPTVSEGRDIGVRLGQRGVLECEADAVPEADFEWFKNDRRFLNGFDGMEIVNTGSLSKLTFFNVSDGDYGNYTCVAVNKLGSSNTSFIMYVAIEPTSSTLLQGPRAVEDGSGSALGVHIDTSLLSIVFLLFLLKL, from the exons ATGAAGATGACACAGCCAATATATTGGGCTATGCTGGTTGGGATGGCCGTCCTGTTGATAGGGCAAG GCTTGCCCGCCGTCCACAGTCAAGGCCAGTCTCAATACGACAAAAATGTTATGGACAATATTACCGTCAGACAAGGAGAAACAGTCACTCTCAG GTGTGCACAGGGGGaaattgtcacacacacggCCTGGCTAAATGGCTCAAGTATACTATATGCCGGAGATGAAAAATGGTCTGTGGATCCCAGGGTGAGTCTGGTGACACTTAATCAAGAGGAGTTTACCATCAAGATTGAAAATGTGGACATGACAGATGAGGGCCAGTATGTCTGCGCTGTCCAGACCAGCAGGCGACCTACAACCAATGTTGTGCACGTCCTTGTTCAAG TCCCACCAAAAATCGTCAATCTATCAAGAGATATGGTGGTTAACGAAGGCTCCAATGTCAGCGTGCTGTGCCAAGCCAACGGGAAACCAGAACCTTCCATTAGCTGGAAACTCATCTCACCTTCAG CCGACCTGGAATCAAACAGCGAGTACCTGGAAATCCCATCCGTCAGCAGACACAGAGCGGGAACGTACGAATGCAGAGCTGTCAACGACATCGACACGGATACCCAAACGCTGGACATCACCGTCAACT ATGCTCCCACTGTGTCTGAGGGAAGAGACATTGGCGTTAGACTGGGACAAAGAGGCGTGCTGGAGTGCGAGGCTGATGCCGTGCCTGAAGCGGACTTTGAGTGgtttaaaaatgacagaag aTTCCTCAACGGCTTTGATGGCATGGAGATAGTAAACACCGGCTCACTCTccaaactgacattttttaatgtttccGACGGCGACTACGGCAATTACACCTGTGTTGCCGTCAACAAACTTGGGAGTTCCAATACAAGTTTTATTATGTATG TGGCAATTGAACCCACTAGCTCAACACTATTGCAAG GACCGAGAGCAGTTGAGGATGGCAGCGGATCGGCATTGGGCGTGCACATAGACACCTCTCTCCTCTCCATAGTGTTTCTGCTCTTTCTGCTCAAACTTTGA
- the ntm gene encoding neurotrimin isoform X2: protein MKMTQPIYWAMLVGMAVLLIGQGLPAVHSQGQSQYDKNVMDNITVRQGETVTLRCAQGEIVTHTAWLNGSSILYAGDEKWSVDPRVSLVTLNQEEFTIKIENVDMTDEGQYVCAVQTSRRPTTNVVHVLVQVPPKIVNLSRDMVVNEGSNVSVLCQANGKPEPSISWKLISPSADLESNSEYLEIPSVSRHRAGTYECRAVNDIDTDTQTLDITVNYAPTVSEGRDIGVRLGQRGVLECEADAVPEADFEWFKNDRRFLNGFDGMEIVNTGSLSKLTFFNVSDGDYGNYTCVAVNKLGSSNTSFIMYVAIEPTSSTLLQVEDGSGSALGVHIDTSLLSIVFLLFLLKL from the exons ATGAAGATGACACAGCCAATATATTGGGCTATGCTGGTTGGGATGGCCGTCCTGTTGATAGGGCAAG GCTTGCCCGCCGTCCACAGTCAAGGCCAGTCTCAATACGACAAAAATGTTATGGACAATATTACCGTCAGACAAGGAGAAACAGTCACTCTCAG GTGTGCACAGGGGGaaattgtcacacacacggCCTGGCTAAATGGCTCAAGTATACTATATGCCGGAGATGAAAAATGGTCTGTGGATCCCAGGGTGAGTCTGGTGACACTTAATCAAGAGGAGTTTACCATCAAGATTGAAAATGTGGACATGACAGATGAGGGCCAGTATGTCTGCGCTGTCCAGACCAGCAGGCGACCTACAACCAATGTTGTGCACGTCCTTGTTCAAG TCCCACCAAAAATCGTCAATCTATCAAGAGATATGGTGGTTAACGAAGGCTCCAATGTCAGCGTGCTGTGCCAAGCCAACGGGAAACCAGAACCTTCCATTAGCTGGAAACTCATCTCACCTTCAG CCGACCTGGAATCAAACAGCGAGTACCTGGAAATCCCATCCGTCAGCAGACACAGAGCGGGAACGTACGAATGCAGAGCTGTCAACGACATCGACACGGATACCCAAACGCTGGACATCACCGTCAACT ATGCTCCCACTGTGTCTGAGGGAAGAGACATTGGCGTTAGACTGGGACAAAGAGGCGTGCTGGAGTGCGAGGCTGATGCCGTGCCTGAAGCGGACTTTGAGTGgtttaaaaatgacagaag aTTCCTCAACGGCTTTGATGGCATGGAGATAGTAAACACCGGCTCACTCTccaaactgacattttttaatgtttccGACGGCGACTACGGCAATTACACCTGTGTTGCCGTCAACAAACTTGGGAGTTCCAATACAAGTTTTATTATGTATG TGGCAATTGAACCCACTAGCTCAACACTATTGCAAG TTGAGGATGGCAGCGGATCGGCATTGGGCGTGCACATAGACACCTCTCTCCTCTCCATAGTGTTTCTGCTCTTTCTGCTCAAACTTTGA
- the ntm gene encoding neurotrimin isoform X3 — translation MKMTQPIYWAMLVGMAVLLIGQGLPAVHSQGQSQYDKNVMDNITVRQGETVTLRCAQGEIVTHTAWLNGSSILYAGDEKWSVDPRVSLVTLNQEEFTIKIENVDMTDEGQYVCAVQTSRRPTTNVVHVLVQVPPKIVNLSRDMVVNEGSNVSVLCQANGKPEPSISWKLISPSADLESNSEYLEIPSVSRHRAGTYECRAVNDIDTDTQTLDITVNYAPTVSEGRDIGVRLGQRGVLECEADAVPEADFEWFKNDRRFLNGFDGMEIVNTGSLSKLTFFNVSDGDYGNYTCVAVNKLGSSNTSFIMYGPRAVEDGSGSALGVHIDTSLLSIVFLLFLLKL, via the exons ATGAAGATGACACAGCCAATATATTGGGCTATGCTGGTTGGGATGGCCGTCCTGTTGATAGGGCAAG GCTTGCCCGCCGTCCACAGTCAAGGCCAGTCTCAATACGACAAAAATGTTATGGACAATATTACCGTCAGACAAGGAGAAACAGTCACTCTCAG GTGTGCACAGGGGGaaattgtcacacacacggCCTGGCTAAATGGCTCAAGTATACTATATGCCGGAGATGAAAAATGGTCTGTGGATCCCAGGGTGAGTCTGGTGACACTTAATCAAGAGGAGTTTACCATCAAGATTGAAAATGTGGACATGACAGATGAGGGCCAGTATGTCTGCGCTGTCCAGACCAGCAGGCGACCTACAACCAATGTTGTGCACGTCCTTGTTCAAG TCCCACCAAAAATCGTCAATCTATCAAGAGATATGGTGGTTAACGAAGGCTCCAATGTCAGCGTGCTGTGCCAAGCCAACGGGAAACCAGAACCTTCCATTAGCTGGAAACTCATCTCACCTTCAG CCGACCTGGAATCAAACAGCGAGTACCTGGAAATCCCATCCGTCAGCAGACACAGAGCGGGAACGTACGAATGCAGAGCTGTCAACGACATCGACACGGATACCCAAACGCTGGACATCACCGTCAACT ATGCTCCCACTGTGTCTGAGGGAAGAGACATTGGCGTTAGACTGGGACAAAGAGGCGTGCTGGAGTGCGAGGCTGATGCCGTGCCTGAAGCGGACTTTGAGTGgtttaaaaatgacagaag aTTCCTCAACGGCTTTGATGGCATGGAGATAGTAAACACCGGCTCACTCTccaaactgacattttttaatgtttccGACGGCGACTACGGCAATTACACCTGTGTTGCCGTCAACAAACTTGGGAGTTCCAATACAAGTTTTATTATGTATG GACCGAGAGCAGTTGAGGATGGCAGCGGATCGGCATTGGGCGTGCACATAGACACCTCTCTCCTCTCCATAGTGTTTCTGCTCTTTCTGCTCAAACTTTGA
- the ntm gene encoding neurotrimin isoform X4: protein MKMTQPIYWAMLVGMAVLLIGQGLPAVHSQGQSQYDKNVMDNITVRQGETVTLRCAQGEIVTHTAWLNGSSILYAGDEKWSVDPRVSLVTLNQEEFTIKIENVDMTDEGQYVCAVQTSRRPTTNVVHVLVQVPPKIVNLSRDMVVNEGSNVSVLCQANGKPEPSISWKLISPSADLESNSEYLEIPSVSRHRAGTYECRAVNDIDTDTQTLDITVNYAPTVSEGRDIGVRLGQRGVLECEADAVPEADFEWFKNDRRFLNGFDGMEIVNTGSLSKLTFFNVSDGDYGNYTCVAVNKLGSSNTSFIMYVEDGSGSALGVHIDTSLLSIVFLLFLLKL from the exons ATGAAGATGACACAGCCAATATATTGGGCTATGCTGGTTGGGATGGCCGTCCTGTTGATAGGGCAAG GCTTGCCCGCCGTCCACAGTCAAGGCCAGTCTCAATACGACAAAAATGTTATGGACAATATTACCGTCAGACAAGGAGAAACAGTCACTCTCAG GTGTGCACAGGGGGaaattgtcacacacacggCCTGGCTAAATGGCTCAAGTATACTATATGCCGGAGATGAAAAATGGTCTGTGGATCCCAGGGTGAGTCTGGTGACACTTAATCAAGAGGAGTTTACCATCAAGATTGAAAATGTGGACATGACAGATGAGGGCCAGTATGTCTGCGCTGTCCAGACCAGCAGGCGACCTACAACCAATGTTGTGCACGTCCTTGTTCAAG TCCCACCAAAAATCGTCAATCTATCAAGAGATATGGTGGTTAACGAAGGCTCCAATGTCAGCGTGCTGTGCCAAGCCAACGGGAAACCAGAACCTTCCATTAGCTGGAAACTCATCTCACCTTCAG CCGACCTGGAATCAAACAGCGAGTACCTGGAAATCCCATCCGTCAGCAGACACAGAGCGGGAACGTACGAATGCAGAGCTGTCAACGACATCGACACGGATACCCAAACGCTGGACATCACCGTCAACT ATGCTCCCACTGTGTCTGAGGGAAGAGACATTGGCGTTAGACTGGGACAAAGAGGCGTGCTGGAGTGCGAGGCTGATGCCGTGCCTGAAGCGGACTTTGAGTGgtttaaaaatgacagaag aTTCCTCAACGGCTTTGATGGCATGGAGATAGTAAACACCGGCTCACTCTccaaactgacattttttaatgtttccGACGGCGACTACGGCAATTACACCTGTGTTGCCGTCAACAAACTTGGGAGTTCCAATACAAGTTTTATTATGTATG TTGAGGATGGCAGCGGATCGGCATTGGGCGTGCACATAGACACCTCTCTCCTCTCCATAGTGTTTCTGCTCTTTCTGCTCAAACTTTGA
- the opcml gene encoding opioid-binding protein/cell adhesion molecule isoform X2: protein MENTAVTEYSIQIQNVDIHDEGPYVCSFLSNKKPKSIKVHLIVQVPARITNISKDVTVNEGSNVNLMCLAMGRPEASIKWRHHSPRGTHTFVTEGEYLELAAITKDRSGSYECIASNDISAPDVRTVQVAVNYPPLISKARATGTAVGQKGVLQCEASAVPRAHFEWYKEDRRIFNGINGIKIENQGKQSMLIFFNVSEEDYGNYTCVAMNTMGITNASIVLYGPGAMHDVNRAATLPQLSLCNLLLMTFLYLLLKF from the exons ATGGAAAATACAGCCGTCACGGAATACAGCATCCAGATCCAAAATGTTGACATACATGACGAGGGACCCTACGTCTGCTCCTTCCTCTCCAATAAGAAACCAAAATCCATCAAAGTGCATCTCATTGTTCAAG tACCTGCCAGGATCACCAACATATCAAAGGACGTCACAGTAAACGAGGGCAGCAACGTCAACCTCATGTGCTTGGCCATGGGTCGACCAGAGGCCAGCATCAAATGGAGGCATCATTCCCCAAGAG GCACTCACACATTTGTAACAGAAGGAGAGTATCTGGAACTGGCTGCCATCACCAAAGATCGATCCGGCTCATACGAGTGCATTGCTTCAAACGACATTTCCGCCCCTGATGTTAGGACGGTCCAGGTTGCAGTCAACT ATCCTCCCTTAATTTCTAAGGCAAGGGCCACGGGCACAGCAGTTGGACAAAAAGGAGTTCTTCAGTGTGAAGCCTCTGCTGTCCCTCGAGCCCATTTTGAGTGGTACAAAGAAGATCGCAG GATTTTCAATGGAATAAATGGAATCAAAATCGAGAATCAAGGCAAACAATCAATGCTCATCTTCTTCAATGTTTCCGAAGAAGACTATGGGAACTATACCTGTGTTGCCATGAACACCATGGGGATCACTAATGCCAGCATCGTTCTTTATG GACCTGGCGCGATGCATGATGTCAACAGGGCAGCTACTTTGCCCCAACTCTCCTTATGCAACTTGCTGCTGATGACCTTCCTCTACCTGCTGCTGAAGTTCTGA
- the opcml gene encoding opioid-binding protein/cell adhesion molecule isoform X1: MGICGSWTATGKCLVVQLFFLVPAGVALRSGGGGGDSAALKDNISVRQGDSAVLKCSLDSKVSKVAWLNRTTILFAGKEKWSLDPRVTLMENTAVTEYSIQIQNVDIHDEGPYVCSFLSNKKPKSIKVHLIVQVPARITNISKDVTVNEGSNVNLMCLAMGRPEASIKWRHHSPRGTHTFVTEGEYLELAAITKDRSGSYECIASNDISAPDVRTVQVAVNYPPLISKARATGTAVGQKGVLQCEASAVPRAHFEWYKEDRRIFNGINGIKIENQGKQSMLIFFNVSEEDYGNYTCVAMNTMGITNASIVLYGPGAMHDVNRAATLPQLSLCNLLLMTFLYLLLKF, translated from the exons ATGGGCATTTGTGGCTCTTGGACGGCGACTGGGAAATGCCTCGTCGTGCAATTGTTCTTCCTTGTACCTGCAGGAGTTGCGCTccgaagcggcggcggcggcggcgattCTGCTGCCTTAAAGGACAACATTAGCGTGCGACAAGGGGACAGCGCCGTGTTAAA aTGCAGTCTGGACAGTAAAGTGTCAAAGGTGGCGTGGCTCAATCGCACCACCATTCTTTTTGCCGGCAAAGAGAAATGGTCTCTGGACCCTCGCGTCACTCTGATGGAAAATACAGCCGTCACGGAATACAGCATCCAGATCCAAAATGTTGACATACATGACGAGGGACCCTACGTCTGCTCCTTCCTCTCCAATAAGAAACCAAAATCCATCAAAGTGCATCTCATTGTTCAAG tACCTGCCAGGATCACCAACATATCAAAGGACGTCACAGTAAACGAGGGCAGCAACGTCAACCTCATGTGCTTGGCCATGGGTCGACCAGAGGCCAGCATCAAATGGAGGCATCATTCCCCAAGAG GCACTCACACATTTGTAACAGAAGGAGAGTATCTGGAACTGGCTGCCATCACCAAAGATCGATCCGGCTCATACGAGTGCATTGCTTCAAACGACATTTCCGCCCCTGATGTTAGGACGGTCCAGGTTGCAGTCAACT ATCCTCCCTTAATTTCTAAGGCAAGGGCCACGGGCACAGCAGTTGGACAAAAAGGAGTTCTTCAGTGTGAAGCCTCTGCTGTCCCTCGAGCCCATTTTGAGTGGTACAAAGAAGATCGCAG GATTTTCAATGGAATAAATGGAATCAAAATCGAGAATCAAGGCAAACAATCAATGCTCATCTTCTTCAATGTTTCCGAAGAAGACTATGGGAACTATACCTGTGTTGCCATGAACACCATGGGGATCACTAATGCCAGCATCGTTCTTTATG GACCTGGCGCGATGCATGATGTCAACAGGGCAGCTACTTTGCCCCAACTCTCCTTATGCAACTTGCTGCTGATGACCTTCCTCTACCTGCTGCTGAAGTTCTGA
- the panx3 gene encoding pannexin-3 translates to MSIAKEAARAMLSDALLPSSAVPNRISHLELELPLDRVIKYVSVGLPLLLVCMAFAREVSLGPQISCFPPSNFTVKQASYVDTYCWDSLMHHEFDSNGNFEERSLWVHKMFPYSLLAMAVLMYLPALIWRQLAVPSLGSDLLFIIDELDKSYNRSIRLAGSILDMRHNTKTPLTFQAELQRAKRKRYFEYPLLERYMQCKQNSYFLVSMLFLRGFLLLTFMTAACLYLTYFHLSAFLQDEFSCFVRSGMLRDHNWIPELVQCKMIGQLVFQVISVANGAIYLLLAPIVLFSIIRLFVWDTAFISVYEVLPALDVVNKRRLGCPLNDLNVLLLFLRANVSHLKSYGQVRALCSLAPPMVGKTTAGQGLNAMLSQEELEERDEAAMELADEVQEAKEEGKFNLVDIMTILGAAQGRIVNSSEQRPVVEENMSFEPNHLGYHELKETAPFSHY, encoded by the exons atgtccattgcCAAGGAAGCGGCAAGGGCCATGCTATCTGATGCCCTGTTGCCGAGCAGCGCCGTGCCAAACCGGATCAGCCATCTGGAGTTGGAACTTCCTTTGGACAGGGTTATCAAATATGTCTCTGTTGGCCTCCCTCTGTTGCTGGTCTGTATGGCCTTTGCTCGGGAGGTGTCGCTCG GCCCGCAGATCAGCTGTTTTCCTCCCAGCAATTTCACCGTGAAGCAAGCCAGCTATGTTGATACATACTGCTGGGACTCCCTCATGCATCACGAGTTTGATAGCAATGGGAACTTTGAGGAGCGCTCCCTTTGGGTGCACAAA ATGTTCCCGTATTCTCTTCTGGCTATGGCAGTGCTAATGTATCTGCCGGCTCTCATCTGGCgccagctcgcggtgccttCACTGGGCTCAGACTTGCTCTTCATTATTGACGAACTCGACAAGTCGTACAACCGCTCCATCCGATTGGCTGGGAGCATCCTGGATATGCGTCACAATACCAAGACCCCATTAACATTTCAGGCAGAGCTGCAGAG AGCAAAGAGGAAGCGCTACTTTGAGTACCCCCTTCTGGAGAGATACATGCAGTGCAAGCAAAACTCCTACTTCCTGGTCAGCATGCTTTTCCTGCGTGGCTTCCTCCTGCTGACCTTCATGACGGCCGCCTGTCTTTATCTGACTTACTTCCACCTGTCCGCCTTCCTGCAAGATGAGTTCAGCTGctttgtgcgcagcggtatgCTCCGGGATCACAACTGGATTCCTGAGCTGGTTCAATGCAAAATGATTGGCCAGTTGGTCTTTCAGGTTATAAGTGTGGCCAATGGCGCCATCTATCTTCTCTTGGCACCAATTGTACTCTTCAGTATCATTCGGCTCTTTGTTTGGGACACCGCCTTCATCTCCGTCTACGAGGTGCTTCCTGCCCTGGACGTGGTCAACAAACGCAGGCTCGGCTGTCCGCTGAACGATCTCAACGTGCTCCTGCTTTTCTTGCGGGCCAACGTTTCACACCTCAAGTCGTACGGACAGGTTAGGGCTTTGTGCTCTCTGGCGCCCCCCATGGTTGGTAAAACTACAGCAGGACAAGGACTGAACGCAATGCTGAGCCAAGAGGAGTTAGAAGAGCGGGACGAGGCCGCCATGGAGTTGGCCGACGAGGTGCAGGAAGCCAAAGAAGAAGGAAAGTTCAACCTTGTGGATATCATGACAATTCTGGGAGCGGCGCAGGGGAGGATTGTAAACAGCAGTGAACAAAGACCAGTGGTGGAGGAGAATATGAGTTTTG AGCCAAACCATCTGGGGTACCATGAGTTGAAGGAGACTGCACCATTCAGTCATTATTAG